A portion of the Stella humosa genome contains these proteins:
- a CDS encoding malate/lactate/ureidoglycolate dehydrogenase, with translation MTTTKTIPHDRLRAVVGDIFRAGGCEAAEARDIADHLVDANLAGHDSHGAIRVAKYIDWQQRGMVLPNRRLETLRDDGMLLMLDGGFGYGQSLGLQAMAAAIERARTAGVVVMALRNVGHLGRIGAWAEMATAAGLLSVHFVNTSGFGTLVAPHGGSDRRLSANPIAAGVPMPDGAPMILDMSTCVIAEGKIQVARNKGVALPAGAVLDGHGQPTRDAEAFYAEPVGAILPIAAHKGSGLSILCEVLAGALTGGGSSHPDNPSAGRLVNNMLTILIDAESLSGRAAFAADVARLKDWVKASPPLEAGGDVLVPGEPERRTRQARLAGGVPLDPATRQQIAQAAAMVGLDPAIVEQAAG, from the coding sequence ATGACGACGACGAAAACCATTCCCCACGACCGCCTGCGCGCGGTCGTGGGGGACATCTTCCGCGCCGGGGGCTGCGAGGCGGCCGAGGCGCGGGACATCGCCGACCATCTGGTCGATGCCAACCTGGCCGGGCATGATTCGCACGGCGCCATTCGCGTGGCGAAATATATCGACTGGCAGCAGCGCGGCATGGTCCTGCCCAACCGCCGTCTGGAGACGCTGCGCGACGACGGCATGCTGCTGATGCTGGATGGCGGCTTCGGCTATGGCCAGTCGCTGGGCCTGCAAGCCATGGCCGCCGCCATTGAGCGGGCGCGCACGGCCGGTGTCGTCGTCATGGCCCTGCGCAATGTCGGCCATCTCGGCCGCATCGGCGCCTGGGCCGAGATGGCAACGGCAGCAGGCCTGCTGTCGGTCCATTTCGTCAATACGTCGGGCTTCGGCACGCTGGTCGCCCCCCATGGCGGCAGCGACCGGCGGCTGTCGGCCAACCCGATCGCGGCCGGCGTGCCGATGCCGGACGGCGCGCCGATGATCCTCGACATGTCGACCTGCGTCATCGCCGAGGGCAAGATCCAGGTCGCCCGCAACAAGGGCGTGGCGTTGCCGGCCGGCGCGGTGCTGGACGGCCACGGACAGCCCACGCGCGATGCCGAGGCCTTCTATGCCGAACCGGTGGGCGCCATCCTGCCGATCGCCGCCCACAAGGGGTCGGGCCTGTCGATCCTGTGCGAGGTGCTGGCGGGCGCGCTGACCGGCGGCGGCTCCAGCCACCCCGACAACCCGAGCGCCGGGCGCCTGGTCAACAACATGCTGACCATCCTGATCGATGCCGAAAGCCTGTCCGGCCGCGCCGCCTTCGCCGCCGACGTGGCCCGCCTGAAGGATTGGGTGAAGGCGTCGCCGCCGCTGGAGGCGGGCGGCGACGTGCTGGTGCCGGGCGAACCGGAACGGCGCACGCGCCAGGCCCGCCTGGCAGGGGGTGTCCCGCTAGACCCCGCCACCCGCCAGCAGATCGCCCAGGCGGCCGCCATGGTCGGCCTCGACCCCGCCATCGTCGAACAGGCCGCCGGCTGA
- a CDS encoding ROK family protein — MADQPKDHPEIRHGAQSLPAVTVDSYNEEVRDEEGFVGDRANSRAFRGILEEWRERLREVGADPLEDESEEISRKKLDEILAEGEPEAAGLIHGVVEEFAQELAGVVRRFRRRKGWKSAERIVVGGGMRQSRIGELAIGRATVLLKGDGADVTLVPIRHHPDEAGLIGAVQLAPSWIFAGHDGIVAIDIGGSNIRAGIVLFNRKKAKDLSAAAVWKFELWQHRGEEPAPSRDDAVARLADMTNKLIQRAAKEKLSLAPFIGVGCPGQIEADGGISTGGQNLPGNWESSRFNLPASLRAAIPEIGDHETMVIMHNDAVVQGLSQAPFMQDVEGWGVLTIGTGLGNAYFTNRAPG, encoded by the coding sequence ATGGCCGACCAGCCCAAGGACCATCCCGAGATCCGCCATGGTGCGCAGAGCCTGCCGGCGGTCACCGTCGACAGCTACAACGAGGAAGTGCGCGACGAGGAGGGGTTCGTCGGCGACCGCGCCAATTCCCGCGCCTTCCGCGGCATCCTGGAGGAATGGCGCGAGCGCCTTCGCGAAGTCGGCGCCGATCCGCTCGAAGACGAGTCCGAGGAGATCAGCCGCAAGAAGCTGGACGAGATCCTGGCCGAGGGCGAACCCGAGGCGGCCGGGCTGATCCATGGCGTGGTCGAGGAGTTCGCCCAGGAACTGGCCGGTGTCGTTCGCCGCTTTCGCCGGCGCAAGGGTTGGAAATCGGCCGAACGGATCGTCGTCGGCGGCGGCATGCGGCAGAGCCGTATCGGCGAACTGGCCATCGGGCGCGCCACGGTGCTGCTGAAGGGAGACGGCGCCGACGTGACGCTGGTGCCGATCCGCCACCATCCCGACGAGGCCGGCCTGATCGGCGCCGTGCAGTTGGCGCCGTCCTGGATCTTCGCCGGCCATGACGGCATCGTCGCCATCGACATCGGCGGCTCCAACATCCGTGCCGGCATCGTTCTCTTCAACCGCAAGAAGGCCAAGGACCTGTCGGCGGCGGCGGTCTGGAAGTTCGAGCTGTGGCAGCATCGCGGCGAGGAGCCGGCCCCCAGCCGCGACGATGCCGTGGCCCGCCTGGCCGACATGACGAACAAGCTGATCCAGCGCGCCGCCAAGGAGAAGTTAAGCCTGGCGCCCTTCATCGGCGTCGGCTGCCCGGGGCAGATCGAGGCCGACGGCGGCATTTCGACCGGCGGGCAGAACCTGCCCGGCAACTGGGAAAGCAGCCGCTTCAACCTGCCGGCCAGCCTGCGCGCGGCCATCCCGGAGATCGGCGACCACGAGACCATGGTCATCATGCACAACGATGCCGTCGTCCAGGGGCTGAGCCAGGCGCCGTTCATGCAGGATGTCGAGGGCTGGGGCGTGCTGACCATCGGCACGGGCCTCGGCAACGCCTATTTCACGAACCGGGCGCCTGGTTGA
- a CDS encoding TRAP transporter large permease subunit, which produces MTEAVAVPDVAPKNAVDRIVVQISKVLSLTYALSIIVTIYDVGNDLMGSPTIWVYDVVTTAIAVAFLIGGSYAMQRREHIQITAIYDNYSPRAKLLCDAMAYAGILIYFFVFAWLSWRLARDSVMDWEVGGSAWAQPTPVIVKVSMLLGSVLLILQCFVNLRTILRMLGGIPPVVLATFAAALAFAIYLTAMLATDGQLAWFQPLTWLSGGDFSPSITTISLLMLAGFVILIFGLGMPIGFATGLIAVIFCVAFRDIDALSIITFRTYGYVNSYVLLSVPMFLLMAAILDKSGVAHDLYDALKIWSGKIPGGVGVMTLIAASIMAAMTGIIGGEVILLGLVALPQMLRLGYDSKLAIGIVCAGGSLGVMIPPSLVLVFYGLTTSVSIGDLFIASTIPGLMMAGIYMAYVLIRCAINPKLGPPAPPEIYNIPLSAKFAALKKVILPLFIIFSVLGSIYSGLSSVSEAAALGVAGVIIAAGLRGTLGWAMLRDSLYTTMSTCGLLIWLTIGANAMVGVYNLLGGIAYLKAIMTGLPLDPIGVILVMMVILLILGCFMDWFSIMLLTMPVFAPTVQALGYDLVWFGVLFNIVMQVGYLSPPFGQAAFYLKSVTPPEITLNHIFLSLLPFMGLQVISLAIVLFFPEVAMWLPRVLG; this is translated from the coding sequence ATGACGGAAGCCGTTGCCGTTCCCGACGTCGCGCCCAAGAACGCCGTCGACCGGATCGTGGTTCAGATATCCAAGGTCCTGAGCCTTACCTACGCGCTGTCGATCATCGTCACGATCTATGATGTCGGCAACGACCTGATGGGCAGCCCGACCATCTGGGTCTACGACGTCGTCACCACGGCCATCGCCGTCGCCTTCCTGATCGGCGGCTCGTATGCGATGCAGCGGCGCGAGCATATCCAGATCACCGCGATCTACGACAATTACTCGCCACGCGCCAAGCTGCTCTGCGATGCCATGGCCTATGCCGGCATCCTCATCTATTTCTTCGTCTTCGCTTGGCTGTCGTGGCGGCTGGCCCGCGATTCCGTGATGGACTGGGAGGTCGGCGGCTCGGCCTGGGCGCAGCCGACCCCGGTCATCGTCAAGGTGTCGATGCTGCTCGGCAGCGTCCTCCTGATCCTGCAATGCTTCGTCAATTTGCGCACGATCCTGCGCATGCTGGGCGGCATACCGCCCGTGGTGCTGGCCACGTTCGCTGCGGCACTCGCCTTTGCCATCTATCTCACCGCGATGCTGGCGACCGACGGGCAGCTCGCTTGGTTCCAGCCGCTGACCTGGCTGTCGGGCGGCGACTTCTCGCCCAGCATCACGACGATCTCGCTGCTGATGCTGGCCGGCTTCGTCATCCTGATCTTCGGCCTCGGCATGCCGATCGGCTTTGCCACCGGCCTGATCGCGGTCATCTTCTGCGTCGCCTTCCGCGACATCGACGCCCTCTCGATCATCACCTTCCGCACCTACGGCTACGTCAATTCCTACGTCCTGCTGTCGGTGCCGATGTTCCTGCTGATGGCGGCCATCCTCGACAAGTCGGGCGTCGCCCATGACCTCTACGACGCGCTGAAGATCTGGTCGGGCAAGATACCGGGCGGCGTCGGCGTGATGACCCTGATCGCTGCCTCCATCATGGCGGCCATGACCGGCATCATCGGCGGCGAGGTGATCCTGCTGGGGCTGGTGGCGCTGCCGCAGATGCTGCGGCTGGGCTACGACTCGAAGCTCGCCATCGGCATCGTCTGTGCCGGCGGATCGCTCGGCGTGATGATCCCGCCCAGCCTTGTGCTCGTCTTCTACGGCCTGACGACCTCGGTCTCGATCGGCGACCTCTTCATCGCCTCGACCATCCCGGGGCTGATGATGGCCGGCATCTACATGGCCTACGTCCTGATCCGCTGCGCCATCAACCCCAAGCTGGGGCCGCCGGCCCCGCCCGAGATCTACAACATCCCGCTCTCGGCCAAGTTCGCGGCACTGAAGAAGGTGATCCTGCCGCTCTTCATCATCTTCTCGGTGCTGGGCAGCATCTATTCCGGCCTGTCCTCGGTCAGCGAGGCAGCCGCACTCGGCGTCGCCGGCGTCATCATCGCGGCCGGGCTGCGCGGCACGCTCGGCTGGGCCATGCTGCGGGATTCGCTCTACACGACCATGTCCACCTGCGGTCTGCTGATCTGGCTGACGATCGGCGCCAATGCCATGGTCGGCGTCTACAACCTGCTGGGCGGCATCGCCTACCTGAAGGCGATCATGACCGGGCTGCCGCTCGACCCGATCGGCGTCATCCTGGTGATGATGGTGATCCTGCTGATCCTCGGTTGCTTCATGGACTGGTTCTCCATCATGCTGCTGACGATGCCGGTCTTCGCCCCCACGGTGCAGGCGCTGGGCTACGATCTGGTCTGGTTCGGGGTGCTGTTCAACATCGTCATGCAGGTGGGCTACCTGTCGCCGCCCTTCGGGCAGGCCGCCTTCTACCTGAAATCGGTGACACCGCCCGAGATAACGCTGAACCACATCTTCCTGTCCCTGCTGCCGTTCATGGGGTTGCAGGTGATTTCGCTGGCCATCGTCCTGTTCTTCCCCGAGGTGGCGATGTGGCTGCCGCGCGTGCTGGGCTGA
- the dctP gene encoding TRAP transporter substrate-binding protein DctP: MLGKRTAAHVAAAAIAIGLAMTSGAQAQQKWKAQSLYGPNTVVHKEFEKFAERVKVATKGALQIEALPVATIVPQAEALDAIKAGLLDAAAGTMAYQGGKEAAAAFWDLAAGYDNPLHLLMWYRIGGGNEIMNKVAAKWDAVFLGPVILGLESIPSKKPIRSIEDFKGVKMRSPDGIPAEIFAKLGASVSVMPGTEVYTALDTGKIEATDWGTLSVNDEAGYNRIAPYAIYPGIHSLNAMDFVIRRSKWNALSAEHKAAVTSAVDEWSLATWMSQEHADRLAAAKRKPETLITWGEKEKADLRKVARGVWESWSKKSPLATEIYQSQVKFLESIGKL, translated from the coding sequence ATGCTTGGCAAGAGGACGGCGGCGCATGTCGCCGCGGCAGCAATCGCAATCGGCCTGGCCATGACCAGCGGCGCCCAGGCGCAGCAGAAGTGGAAGGCACAAAGCCTCTACGGACCCAACACCGTGGTCCACAAGGAGTTCGAGAAGTTCGCCGAGAGGGTGAAGGTCGCGACCAAGGGCGCATTGCAGATCGAGGCGCTGCCGGTGGCCACCATCGTGCCGCAGGCCGAGGCGCTGGATGCCATCAAGGCGGGCCTGCTCGACGCAGCCGCCGGCACCATGGCCTACCAGGGCGGCAAGGAAGCGGCCGCCGCCTTCTGGGACCTGGCGGCCGGCTACGACAATCCGCTGCACCTGCTCATGTGGTATCGCATCGGCGGCGGCAACGAGATCATGAACAAGGTCGCCGCCAAGTGGGACGCGGTGTTCCTCGGCCCAGTCATCCTCGGCCTGGAATCGATCCCGTCGAAGAAGCCGATCCGCTCGATCGAGGACTTCAAGGGCGTGAAGATGCGCTCGCCCGACGGCATCCCGGCCGAGATCTTCGCCAAACTCGGCGCGTCGGTGTCGGTCATGCCGGGCACGGAGGTCTATACCGCGCTCGACACCGGCAAGATCGAGGCGACCGACTGGGGCACGCTGTCGGTCAATGACGAGGCCGGCTACAACCGGATCGCGCCCTACGCCATCTATCCCGGCATCCACTCCCTGAATGCGATGGATTTCGTCATCCGCCGCAGCAAGTGGAACGCGCTGTCGGCCGAGCACAAGGCCGCCGTCACGTCTGCCGTCGACGAGTGGAGCCTGGCAACGTGGATGAGCCAGGAGCATGCCGACCGCCTTGCCGCCGCCAAGCGCAAGCCGGAAACGCTGATCACCTGGGGCGAGAAGGAAAAGGCCGACCTGCGCAAGGTCGCCCGCGGCGTGTGGGAGAGCTGGTCCAAGAAGAGCCCGCTCGCCACCGAAATCTACCAGAGCCAGGTCAAGTTCCTGGAGTCGATCGGCAAACTCTAG
- a CDS encoding phosphoenolpyruvate carboxylase, translating to MNSVAHENEDFAGHARSLLALTAETIERGARDPFGKPVLSIALAITREMDQGRLDAATLEALVRHLRDVAFADRAGRIARYVGGLDPAVNEAALDRVARHVLRPDPDDSPVPWARFRQSVERPRYAVVFTAHPTFSLRADVARDLALAAGGGVPRPALSHRPDPPTLEDEFARAVDAIAHGRDALDRLNARLLGAARASWPERWSDLVPRPLILSSWVGYDTDGRTDIGWWDTLRLRLRMKRLQLVRLQGQVLAIPSAAGLAARVAAAIGRVEGQIALCPTGPEPEGVAAFARAIVTGRDEALVTPEPLLTLFQAAIDGADEAGRLALAVARAGLVAHGLSLAHTHVRLNAAQLHNVVRQRLGIVDFVEDPAHRRALLTAINTALDTVEPGPVDFGGLIAEQASAARLMMTVAQIVKHIDGATPIRFLIAETESGYTLLAALWLARLFGVERQIEISPLFETAEALEQGARVLDEALRSRHYRAYLEATGRLALQFGYSDSGRYVGQLAASNMIERLRLKIADMLERHGVRGVEVVLFDTHGESIGRGAHPGSLADRLKYLSPTASRQALNRASLPVREESAFQGGDGYLLFGTPDLALAVVARIAEHAFHPAAGPIEDPIYADTDFVADFFATVRAGMEGLVEDPGYAALLGAFGPSLLDATGSRPAARQTDGMGVAQRIRHPRDLRAIPNNAILQQLGWCANTLHGLGAAAQRQPETFDHLRRNSRRFQRAMDLAQHALAHSDIEVLRAVTATLDPGTWLDRAQHTTRPGRREGLVAVARALEGLGLWAEVQSMFRRVQADHLSLRGAWPDAPGMATREVLLHAIRLALIHRIWLLAAEIPEFSPRHGVTRQVLVAAILRLEVPSALALLAEIFPDAADPAAARDYGEPAAPRQAGAYAREHAEIFQPMARLFALVREIAIAVTHEVGAFG from the coding sequence TTGAACAGTGTCGCCCATGAGAACGAGGATTTCGCCGGGCACGCCCGCAGCCTGCTGGCGCTGACGGCCGAGACGATTGAGCGCGGCGCCCGCGACCCGTTCGGCAAGCCCGTCCTGTCGATCGCGCTCGCCATCACCCGCGAGATGGATCAGGGCCGGCTCGATGCCGCGACGCTCGAAGCCCTGGTCCGCCATCTGCGCGACGTCGCCTTCGCCGACCGGGCCGGCCGCATCGCCCGCTATGTCGGCGGGCTCGACCCGGCGGTCAACGAGGCCGCCCTGGACCGGGTCGCTCGCCACGTGCTGCGGCCCGATCCCGACGACAGCCCGGTGCCCTGGGCACGTTTCCGCCAGTCGGTCGAGCGGCCACGCTATGCCGTGGTTTTCACCGCGCACCCGACCTTTTCGCTGCGGGCCGACGTCGCGCGCGACCTGGCGCTCGCGGCCGGCGGCGGCGTGCCGCGTCCGGCCCTGTCGCACCGCCCCGACCCGCCGACTCTGGAGGACGAGTTCGCCCGCGCCGTCGATGCCATCGCCCATGGGCGCGACGCGCTGGACCGGCTGAACGCAAGGCTGCTGGGTGCCGCCCGTGCCTCCTGGCCGGAGCGCTGGTCCGACCTGGTGCCGCGGCCGCTGATCCTGTCGAGTTGGGTCGGCTACGACACGGACGGGCGCACCGATATCGGCTGGTGGGACACGCTGCGCCTGCGCCTGCGCATGAAGCGGCTGCAACTGGTGCGCCTGCAAGGCCAGGTGCTGGCCATCCCATCAGCGGCCGGGCTGGCGGCCAGGGTGGCGGCCGCGATTGGCCGCGTGGAGGGCCAGATCGCGCTGTGCCCGACCGGGCCGGAGCCGGAAGGCGTCGCCGCCTTTGCTCGTGCGATCGTGACCGGCCGCGACGAGGCGCTGGTGACGCCGGAGCCGCTGCTGACCTTGTTCCAGGCCGCGATCGACGGGGCCGACGAAGCGGGCCGGCTGGCGCTGGCCGTGGCCCGCGCCGGGCTGGTGGCGCACGGCCTGTCTCTGGCCCACACCCATGTGCGGCTGAACGCCGCCCAGCTCCACAATGTCGTCCGCCAGCGCCTCGGCATCGTCGATTTCGTCGAGGACCCGGCCCACCGCCGCGCCTTGCTGACGGCGATCAACACGGCACTCGACACGGTGGAGCCTGGCCCCGTCGACTTCGGCGGGCTGATTGCCGAGCAGGCGTCGGCCGCGCGCCTGATGATGACCGTGGCGCAGATCGTCAAGCACATCGACGGCGCCACGCCGATCCGCTTCCTGATCGCCGAGACCGAGAGCGGCTACACCCTGCTGGCCGCCCTGTGGTTGGCGCGGCTGTTCGGGGTCGAGCGGCAGATCGAGATCAGCCCGCTGTTCGAGACCGCCGAGGCGCTGGAGCAGGGCGCCCGCGTGCTGGACGAGGCCCTGCGCAGCCGCCACTACCGCGCTTATCTGGAGGCTACGGGCCGGCTGGCGCTGCAGTTCGGTTATTCCGATTCCGGCCGCTATGTCGGCCAGCTTGCCGCTTCCAACATGATCGAGCGGCTGCGGCTGAAGATCGCCGACATGCTGGAACGCCACGGCGTGCGCGGGGTCGAGGTGGTGCTGTTCGACACGCACGGCGAAAGCATCGGCCGCGGCGCCCATCCGGGCTCGCTCGCCGATCGGCTGAAATACCTGTCGCCGACCGCCTCGCGTCAGGCGCTGAACCGGGCGTCGCTGCCGGTGCGCGAGGAAAGCGCCTTCCAGGGGGGCGACGGCTACCTGCTGTTCGGCACCCCCGACCTGGCGCTGGCGGTGGTCGCGCGCATCGCCGAGCATGCCTTCCATCCCGCCGCCGGTCCGATCGAGGACCCGATCTATGCCGATACCGATTTCGTGGCGGATTTCTTCGCGACCGTGCGCGCCGGCATGGAGGGGCTGGTCGAGGACCCGGGCTATGCCGCCTTGCTGGGCGCCTTCGGCCCGTCCCTGCTGGATGCCACCGGATCGCGCCCGGCGGCCCGCCAGACCGACGGCATGGGGGTGGCCCAGCGCATCCGCCATCCGCGCGACCTGCGCGCCATCCCCAACAACGCGATCCTGCAGCAGCTCGGCTGGTGCGCCAACACGCTGCATGGCCTGGGTGCGGCCGCCCAGCGCCAGCCCGAGACGTTCGACCATCTGCGCCGCAACAGCCGCCGCTTCCAGCGGGCCATGGACCTGGCCCAGCACGCGCTGGCCCATTCCGACATCGAGGTGCTGCGCGCGGTGACGGCCACGCTCGACCCCGGCACATGGCTCGACCGCGCCCAGCACACCACGCGGCCCGGCCGGCGCGAGGGGCTGGTCGCCGTCGCCCGCGCGCTGGAGGGGCTGGGCCTGTGGGCCGAGGTGCAGTCGATGTTCCGCCGCGTCCAGGCCGATCACCTGTCGTTGCGCGGGGCCTGGCCGGATGCACCCGGCATGGCCACGCGCGAGGTGCTGCTGCATGCCATCCGCCTGGCGTTGATCCATCGCATCTGGCTGCTGGCGGCCGAGATCCCGGAGTTCTCGCCGCGCCATGGCGTCACCCGGCAGGTACTGGTGGCCGCCATCCTGCGGCTGGAGGTGCCGTCGGCCCTGGCCCTGCTGGCCGAAATCTTTCCCGATGCCGCCGACCCGGCCGCCGCGCGCGACTATGGCGAGCCGGCCGCCCCGCGCCAGGCCGGCGCCTATGCCCGCGAGCATGCGGAGATCTTCCAGCCGATGGCCCGCCTGTTCGCGCTCGTGCGCGAAATCGCCATCGCCGTCACCCACGAGGTGGGCGCCTTCGGTTAG